The Prunus dulcis chromosome 3, ALMONDv2, whole genome shotgun sequence genome segment TCATTCTTCTTGTTTTCgtatttcaaatttcaataccTCAAGGCTCTTACTGAAAGAATGTACAATTCCAGGTAATCTGATTTATCTCTTTTCCACAAATGTAAATTCggtttttttggaaaataataGAATTTTGTATACAATGCACGCAATGCAACAAAAATGGAATATAATATCTATAGAAATCGAGGGACTGTCATTCTCTACAATTATCATGAGTTAAGGAGTATAAATATCATAAATAATGTATGAGGATACAAAGGAGAACTTATAGAATGGTACTCGACGTGATATAACTTgtacacgtgttataatataggTGAATGACAAGGTTAATATTTCTCCATTTTAAGAAATAGTATCGATAAAATATCCACTTATATTGTAACACGTGAACAAGTCATACCACGGGACTTGTTTGAGGAGAAATAATAGTGGTATGGAATAGATagataaaataattaactattgttttctatttttaagaaagaCTCCCCACAACATTGAACACTCgctacttttttttcttcttctaccTTTTTTAGAGTGTAGATGATTCTCCTagcattttgtttttccttggtTACTTTTGGGCTGAGGCTTGCCACAATCCAAATGAATTCATAGCAAGATAGAGAGTCTTAACCTCCAATGCTTTGAAAAATTGACCGAGCAATCTGCTGTACAAATATGCTCAAATAATCTCCAACCCGAGATAGCTACATTTGTCAGCATTGCAGAACCGCAAACGTTTGACGCGCTAATCTCAAAGGCATGCAATGCTGAATGACAAGTAGCTCGACAAATAGAAGTGACTCAGAAGTCACAAGACAAAAAGGCCGGcgatgaagaaaaagaagagtatATGTGGCTACCTTTgccaaaatatacaaaaagtCTAACATGGgcgaagaaaagaaaggatcAAAACGGTTCACGCTCAAACAAGGGAAAGAGGTCAAATACACCTTCGACGATCATGATGTCGGACAAATTCTCTCTGAGCTCTTTACAGTTAGGGTCATCGAGCTTCCTGAGCTTAAAAGACATGCTGAAGTCAACAACAACATGACTCCAATTATTTGTCGATACCATCCTATTCTCAGTCATCTGACAAAGGATTGTCATGTCCTCAAGGATATGTTGACTACGTCCGTCATCGAAAttgattgaataaaaaaaggacTTCTTAGATTTAGGTCTAAAACGATTAGTTGTCATAGGGTTTAGTCctcatgttttttattttagatgtAGGTCCTTTAacatttattactttttttgttgtgtcaattttaccctttgaggtaaataaggaaaacacattgaaaaatttaaatttaatgcataatttccttgtaattgaattccataatttaaattttgaattttttcctTGATAATATTCCCTAATATATGgacaaaatacaatttaatcaataaaaagtaaagacccACAAATTGTACCAATCGATTAGACAAACACccacattaaattatagggagcttTAGTTTTCACACATAAAATACTTTACTAATTTGAAAGATAGATATacaattttacttaattaatataaaaccaaagacaATAAAGTAACACCTACTTTTACTAAAATAACATTGAAGAGCACTACAATTACAACATGTGCCATTGTGATTTATTGTCAAATATAGAGTCAAAACGACATAACAAGActcaaaacagaacaaaaaacgACACTACTCAAATTGAATCAGTTCCAAAATCCCTTTCGCGCGACCTTTCATCTTCAACTTCAGAGTGCTTCAGCCGATAGTTCCTCACTGACCACCACCAACGacgacgacgagcaacgacgagcagcaacgacgagcagcaacgacgacgagcagcaacgacgagcagcaacgacgagcaacgacgacgagcagaaaccaccaccaacaacgacAACCACTGACGACTATCGAAGCGATTTTCACTCTCTTGGGAAAAAAAcagtaagaaaatgaccctCTAACACAGATTTGTCTTCGATTTTAGGGATTACACATTTTTGCATGTTGTTCtttatgcaatgcagtttttggaaaaatggatgaatcgttggattcaaaaCTACTCTTCGTTTAGGTTTTGCTTCGTTTATANNNNNNNNNNAATtccataatttaaattttgaattttttcctTGATAATATTCCCTAATATATGgacaaaatacaatttaatcaataaaaagtaaagacccACAAATTGTACCAATCGATTAGACAAACACccacattaaattatatacaTGACATATAAGTAAATAGTGTTATTATTCGCAACGAAAAATACTTAGTGATAAACATTGTTACCTATAAGttaggaacataaattagaagactacctattcagatacaaaaatagacaaaataaaattgtatgttacctataaaaaaaataaaaaggtacATAAAATACCACTACACATTgtcgaaaatatgaaaaaacatatatatacctatgcaataggcaatatgacataaatggtTATtaccgattcaagtcataagaGGCAAcattggaataaaaaaaaatatattaaaaaataaaaaaattacataaaaaaaatattaaaaaaggaaTGTAATTCTACGTGGCATAAAAGTCAAAGGACTTGGATCAAAGTTACCAAATCCGAAGATTAAACCCAACTCATCAATACAAATTTGgatctatatcaacttttctaattaaaaaaaagaaaaaaagagtgcTTCTTGTATTGAAAGTCCAAAAGAGCTTTCCAAGAAAAAGTTAGAgccattgaaaaaaaagggcTTAGTGGGTTGAAAATCCGAAAGGGCGGCATATAATCTCTAGTTTATTCTAACCAAATTTTTCCTTCCAAGTGCAATGAGTTATTCACTTATTGCAATTCTGAATTACGTTGATTTGATTTCATTAAGGATATGTTACATATGTAGATAGTCTAGAGACTAGATGCAATCGCCCAAATTTCAAATCTAAATAGAATCACTCGTTTAttctaaattaaattcatCCTCCCCCAACCCCGCCTCTTctcccaccaaaaaaaaaaaaaaaaaaaaaaaaaatttccccacacaaatcatcaaaattttctCACCAAATCATTATTTTAGTGGGTCATTCACTCATTGAAATTcttgaactacgagtggcttgattcccggAAGGGATATACGTAGGCAACTTAAATTTAGAGACATTTTATCTCAAATGAGTCTAACcggaaataaataataaaatttagacAATAGTGGTGAAATTATGTTGAAGGCTCACATTTTTTCTCAACAATACATGAAATATCTTATcattgctttgtttttttctttttttacgacaatttattttaaccctGATTCACCAACGATTTGAACCAAAACGTACTTTACATAACATTATACCATCAGCCAAATCATTTGGAgaggaaataataaaaagatgtTACCTTTATTTAACCTTACTAGTAAAAACTGAGTGTtacattataattaaaaattaaccTAGAATATGGATAATTTGCGAACCAATTAGAGCTAAATCCTTTACATCATTGTTATTTTTCGTTAATGGCGATGGTCGAACTGGTTCCTCATGGAACGACTCCTTACAAGTGTCTGCGTCAACATAGACGCCCGTAAGACCTTCCCTTGCATTCCTGTAATTTTTAGATTTCAGATTTGCAACGACACCATCCATGTAATGAATAGCTACACCGTACTCTTCGGAGCATATTTGGAAGCATTCTTTCATAACTCGCTCAGTTGTCTCCTTATATAATTTGCTGGCTTCGGAAAATGTATCCTTCAGATTGATTTGTATTTGATCGTCCACGATCTGAGCAAGCCCTTGAACATCTGCAGTAGCACTACCAGAGGCTTTGATCTTAAAAAGGACACACAAAATTTGAAGTTAGAGGTTTTGTTGCATGTGTCCTCTATCAAATCAGCACTCACCGATGTAAAGGATTGATAAAAAATAAGGTGATGTAGAACAGATGGCAGATTTTATCGCGGTTGATCTAGAAAAAGGACGTAGTGGGAATTTGCAGATTTGTCGTCCGAGCTCTGATTAGGACACAAAATAACATTTCGAAAAAGGAACAACGCCACGAGTCAAACTCACTGCTTTGCTGTGAAGTATGATGGATTTTAGCATTCTGAGGTCGTTTGGCCTTCCAAAACTGCATTCAAAGTTTGGTAGTTAATTTCCCCAATAAATTCTGTTTTGGATAGTTTCAGAGTTACGTAGTTAAGTCTCCAAATTAAttctgttttttcagttttatgtaATAACTCACCTAGTAGTTGAAGGGTTGAGAGTTGTTGAGAGTTGTGTATTTAGACAGGTTTGTCTAACGTTTCTGATCAACTCAGTTTTTAATAACATTATTCCAAGAGAATTTCTCTTAATTTCTGGTGGAATCCAGTTTTTCTTGTTACTCAAGGTTTCACTTGAGACCTTTGTTGCTTGTGCTGCGTCATAAGGAGAGCAAGAACAATTGTAACCCATCTCAGTAATTTCATCTCCGTTTTCTCAAGACGAGAGCAATGTGTCTAACTAGCAGGCGCGCACACACACATTTATATACAAAACTtcattaggtcaaataatttaGATTTAGGAAGGAAATAAAGAACTTAAGATTTGGCCATGGCCTCCAAACAAGGTATGAAATAAGGGATATGATTGCCCCAATCCctttttctccacttacactccattttgctttttaatactttttaatcaattttgttcaatCTCTTTTCTATTCTACCTTTAGCCTacattaatttcattttactttcacttttatattagttatttttctttatacttaattttccaacttgcaCTCCGTtttcaatattattattttttcctttaatcgagtaagaaattaagtttttttccatttaatactgaaaatggagtgtaagttgaaaaattaagtataaagaaaaagaaataatatgaaagtgaaataaaaaagaaattaatgttggGTAAGGATAAAATAGGAAAgataaagaacaaaattaattaaaaagtattaaaaagcaaaaaggtGTGGGGAAATAAGCTCcctaataaataattttgaagcaaaatcccaaaatttgtGGTTGAACTTGAACGACTTGTTTGCTTAACTCCTTAACTTGGGATTTTGCAAACAAGGTATATAGAAAGTGCTTAACTCCTTAAAATTgagagaatttttttatacttaatttaATAGTTTAATTGTATTTATACCCTCCTATGTAATGAAAATATGTTTGCTAACCCAAGGTGTACCTCATTACCCTTCTCAACACTTGTCCATTAGCATAACCATAGTTAATTATTTACTTTGTATTTGTGGAATCACGATTATGCCCACGGACATGTGTCACGTGTTGAGAATGGTAGTGATGGTACATCTAGAATTAAaatggtgagcaaaaatgctccCCTTTATGTAATATTGTATAGTGTGTACGGATTCCTCTTCACAACAAATGAGATTTTGACacttgtcaaatttcaaaagattcataaataaaaattcataagaGAAAACAGTTAGAGGAAtacataagaaaaagaaaaataaatattaaaggaATTTGACCCCCTTTATTTCACCTAAACAAAAAGCATAAAAAACTTAAGTTCCATCAACCTAATCAATAGAgaggaaataataaaaagtagtTCACCTTTATTTCATCTTAATAGTAACAACTAAGGGTtacattataattaaaattaacctAAAATAAGAACAATCTCCGAACCAATTAGAGCTAAATTCTTCACATCATTGTTATTTTTCGTTAATGGCGATGGTCGAACTGGTTCCTCATGGAATGACTCTTCACAAGTGTCTGCGTCACCATAGACGAACGAAAGACCGTCCCTTGTATTACTATAGTTTTTAGATTTCAGATTTATAAGGACACCATTCATGTAGTCAATAGCTACGCCGTACACCTCGGAGCATATTTGGAAGCATTCTTTGATAACTCGCTCAGTTGCCTCCTTATATAATTTGCTGGCTTCGGAAAATGTATCCTTCAGATTGATTTGTATTTGATCAGCCACGATCTGAGCAAGCCCTTGAACATCTGCAGTAGCACTACCAGGCTTTGATCTTAAAAAGGACACACAAAATTTGAAGTTAGAGGTTTTGTTGCATGTGTCCTCTATCAAATCAGCACTCACTGATGTAAAGGATTGATCAAAAATAAGGAGAGCAAGAACAATTGTAGCCCATCTCAGTAATTTCATCTCCATTTTCTCAAGACGAAAGCAATGTGTATAACTAGGAGGCGCACACATACACATTTATATACAAAACTTCATTAATTGGGTCAAATAATTTAGATTTAGGAAGGAAATAAAGAACTTAATGGAATTGTTTAAATAGGACGGATTTGGCCATGGTCTCCAAACAAggtataaaataatttctgaagcaaaatcccaaaatttgtGGTTGAACTCGAACGATTGTACcatataaaattcaaaaatgatttacttatttataattatcttctatatataaaaaagaaaaacgagGAGTCGGGTGAAGCTTTCAAAATACCAACAAATTAGAATTCTAACATACAGAAAAATTAACCTGCAAAACTTAAGTACCATCAACATAATCAATAGAgaggaaataataaaaagtagtTCACCTTCATTTCACCTTAATAGTAACAACTAAGAACAATCTCCGAACCAATTAGAGATAAATTCTTAGACGTTTCCGAGTATACTCATCACTCGTTTCATTAAATAAGCTCGCAATTCGAGCTTGAGCGTCCACAGAATTGGTCAGCGTTTGGTCAAGCGCAATACAAGCCAGTCCTTTAACATCAGCTGTAGAACTACGAGGGTCAGATTTTAACGATGACACACATATAAGTCTTAATTGGTGGTTTTGCGGCACGTCTCTTCTACCAAATCTGTACTCACTGATACTCGAGATTGGCTTAGAACAAAGAGTGTGAGACATGCAATGATCCATTTGAGATATCTcattcttcttatttttctatttcaaattttaatctAAAGGCTCTTACTGGGAGAACGTATAATTCTTACTTAGACAATTCTAGGTAATCTGATTTATGTCTTTCCACAAATGTAAATTCGGTTTTGGAAAATCATAGAATGTTGTATACAATGCACGCAATGCAACAAAAATGGAATATAATATCTATAGAAATTGGGGGAATGCAATCCTCTACATTTATCATATGTGTAATTTAAGGACCATAAATATCATAAGTAACGTATGAAGATACaatggagaaattatagaatggtACTGGAATATGACAATGTATTATAGCTTgtacacgtgttataataAGGGCGGACGACATTGTTGATATTTCCCTCTTTTAGgaaataatatcaataaatatctaCTCATATAATAACACGTGGAAAGGAGAGAATGTGTAATACCCACTATTCCTAGACCCTTCGTCTCTCTCTTCTTAAAccctcctctctttttttaatggcCCGTTTTGTAtcattttggttattttatttacCCATAAAAATACCAAAGAAGGCCTagcaacccaaaaaaaaaaacacacggaAGAAAATTGAACCTAATTGTTCAAGACTACAATTCAAAGATTATCTACTACCAAATGAAATGTCATGTTACTAGAAAATGGTAATGTAAAACAGAATGCAGAAAACATAAGCTTGTTTATACTAGTGAAGTTTGCTATTTCTAGTTGTCTAATAAGATAAGACGGAAGCTTCTTGATGATAACGTTCAACCTTCAAAATAATGctatttgttgaagaaaaagaatgaagatGGAGTTGAGACATAGTCAATGGAAAAGTATGTTGAGAAGATATAATTTGACCCAAACTTTGGAGCGTAAATTCTCCTCTCCTGGGGCAACATAGAAGTCCTAAAGTGAGGGTGTATCCAATTCATACTTATAAAGACTTTGTTTTAACACGAACAATTTATAACTTATATTTATTGGAGATAAGCGAGAAATTCAAAAAGATGAAGGCAACGCAAACAATACTACACACAATGAGTCATAAAGGCTATGCTCGAATCCCGAGCGGGGATTACTCCCACTTTTTGGGTGTGTGGACACCTCGTGGTATTtaccattttaaaaaaaaaaaaaaaaagaagctatGTTGGGCTAGAAGATGAGATGGtcaaattaagtttttttcttaACAAGTACATCGCTTGATTGAAATATCTTATTGCTTGTTGGTTaatttgttactttttttatACCATATTTGACGTACTGCTAGTTTCACGACACGTGGAATATGGGACCTACTGGCGAACCCATCATTTTATCTATGTGGGCCTTGGTTTATGATTTTGAGCTGCATATGCTTtatctaaatatttttttaagtggGGTCTATACtccttattttttagttaaaatttagctaaaaatacacaaaatttattttaagagctctctttaaaatttgaaatccaaaactagggagtcataaatactgtagttattttttaattcaatatgatTTGTCCATCtctataaaataataataataataataataaatagttagcattaattaaaagtttaaactatgcataaaacaaagcagcattaaattatagggagccactaggagtcctttccttctctctctctctctctctctctctctctcctcagatttaggagctcctaaacgTCTCCCTATTTTAGAAAGTGAATAGGGAGCATGATTGgtgttgtatttttccaattcctccctaaaatttgtctaatgAGGTTATTTAGGgagcccattgtggatgctcttaaaTAAGTGATTTTCATAGAGTTGATATAAAAGTCACTAGTAAATTGGCAAAACTTTTGCTATTAACAATTAACCTTAAAAGTATGCAAAAGTCATTAAGTTTTTGGATACCaccaaatttttaaataattttaacttatttttaaaagtcataattgaataTCAGTAAACATTTAAATACTATTTAAAAGTCACAGTTGAATACCTCCAAGGTTTTTAACTCtataaaagtttttaaaagttAGAATTTGATATACCCCCTAAGAACATAGATGAAAAATGGCCCAAGCTCGATCAGCTAGCCTGAACTCGACCCTATTTTTTGGGCTATGGGCTAGTCTAGCCTGGTACAATTGGCGGGCTTAGCCCTGGCCCATTGTGTAAAAGGTAGAGCCTAGGCCATGATGTGTAAGCACTTGGATAACACCGTCCAACCCGATATTTAATttgataaataatattttcataaaactaAACTAACATTAATTATACTTGTATTTAGTTAAatgatttgaaagaaaataaagatttatttaatatttaatattaatattaataatgaTTGTATTTAATATCTTTATAAAAGTAAACTAGTATTAATGCTCATTGCATTTAGTTAATTATATGTGGCTTATTTGACATGACTATCTAGTCCTGATCCATGAGTGCCTATTCAGGAGCCCAATAATTCTTGGCTCTTGGGTAGGTCTGGTATGGCCCGTTCAATTCTTAGAGCCAAAAAAGCTTGTGATTAGGTATTGAATGGGCTAAGCCCTTTTATGGCAAAACTGAGCTACCTAAGAAAAAAGTAAactttgatgaagaaaaaactaTAAATCACAACAAATATGAttgttataatatattttttcacaaatatgaatatatatatgtatatgttgtGGGGGTCTTTTTCTTTCGGCAGCTgcaaatgggctgggctgccgtaaagCGGAAATTACTGGAATTGCCCCCTGTGCATGAGTTCAAGAATTAAGCCCCAAAAGCACTTCGAAAGGGCAGTAAAGCCTTAGGAAGTGttctggttaccttcaccaacgaAAATGATGGCTGCTTATAGGTGATTTATgcttgcttacagataaagttttagcttggcatgaggagattgtggcatgggagcaagGTCAGCATGAGTTGAGCATCAAAGAGGAGAATAAGGCTTCCTAGGGAGAAATGGGAGTGCTTAAGATGAGGGAGACAAGGTTTGCAGGATGATCTTGGCTAAAAGGGGCTAAAGGAAGGGCATTacttcttccggcagcttgacagactCTGAAAATAGTCTGTTAACAGAGaagaacgaagaagaagagtgaataGGGCTACTGGATTTTTGctagtaagagaggaagcttgctctctcagcctgggttggtttttgctaGGTGGAGGGGACCTCCTTTTATAGCTGCGGGAAACCCTCATtccccaagaaaccctaatggtctCTTCCCCATCTTAGCAAGGTTTTCCttcccttttcctttcctctcttGACTTTTCCTGTTTTAGTGAGATTTTTCTCtatctatttgcacaaaatcaagGATTTTGGAGCTCAAGGCCTCCTTTCCTGCGGCTGCCTCAGTAGAAGATTTCTACTTCCAgccattttcttcctttctttctcactCTTTCCTATAACCAGTTTTGATAGGGAAGGAGTTGGGATGTGTATGTTGGTTTGAAGAGTGTCTCTCTTCCTGGCAGCTTGCATGTTAACATCCCTTGGTTTCTctgatgttttgtttttggaacttgatcccTTCCCATGTGTTGTCACTTCCCAGCAGCTCTGTTCAATGATTCTGCAAATCTCTACGTGGCTTCTATCTTTTTTTCCAGCAAAGGGCTGAGATTTTTATGGCTTatcttgggtttttttgtaTGGGCCAAAGTGGTTTCTTAAGCAAGTGGGctgttttattaaatattgGGCTTTTGGTTGGGCTATTAATTCTTTGATTGGGTTATTTTGGTTGGGTCATTTTGGTTGGgttattttcccctttttgctcacccatatatttgggcctaagaaatgggcttgggttccgaggctcccaagcaacccggaacctccatttctcgtcccatcaatgggcctcatgacgacctattaccatccataccacaacccactcaagcaagccccgggcatcttgcgtggcttgggcccacttaagcttgtagcatggcatgttgtttatttgctCGGCGTGGCATGTGTATAAGCGCATATGGCGAACTTTCGCGTgcccaaattgggtttcttctcGGTAAGATATCGCATTGGGCtgagaatttatttgggccgaagcgtggattttttgggcctcaacatatgtatatatatatatgtttgcaaatgtgtgtgtatatatgtgGATGAAATTTGAGAGTTAATGtgctttttaaaatattactAGGATCAAATCCAAGTATTGATGATTGAACGTCTATATGGCTCTACGAGCATTCACATTTACAAGTAGGTCAAGTTCATTTTTGAATTAGTTCCAGGACGGGTGAAATTACTTGAAAgaaaacaactgaaaatttcaTAGATACAAGACTTCAAGTTCCATTACCAGTTCCAGGGCTGGGCCAAGGTTTCAAAGTATCATCGCATGCTCGTGTAAGTTAGTTGCGTCTTTCAGGCTTGGTGGGCCGAGACAAcaactttctttgtttttcccaTCATTATTGTTATTAACTTGATTCAGTTTCATATAAGTAAGGCATTGTGCTAATACAATACTTAAGGATTGTTCttctttatattaattaattttgtagtATTAAATTTAGtttcataatattttaacatgGGCAAGTGTAGTCAGGTCGGGATTTCAAACCCTTGTCCACGTACTACCAACATAAAAGCGTAATGGGCCTATCGGGGCTAAGCTTTGGAAGAGAATAACCTTTGGCCCATAAGGCCCGAGCTAACCCACTTTGAACCACACTCCATGGGCCAAATGATGATCCCTACTTTCATTTACAAAGACTCTGTTATGAAGTTATTGGCCATTTTCATCATAGTGACAACCTTGGTCATATTAGTTCAGAAGGCAAGCGTAAATGCATTAAGATTAAAGTTGGTAACTATAACGAGATTATTTCTATCCAAATAGAGAACACCAATATATCTATTGTAGGAGATGGAAGGGTGAGCACGATTATCTcatgaaacaaaattaatgttgGAGGTTTCCACACATTTGAGACGACGATACTTAGTAAGTCCTCTATAATTATTCTAATTCAAATTACAATAAATTGTGTTGGCTTTGTTGCACAACACATGGCCAtccaaatgcaaaaaaaaaaaaaaaaaaaaaaaaaaaaaaaaaaaaaaaaaaaaaaaaaaactaggcAAGTTGTTGCATTGCTAAGCCAGTCTAATTTTAGTGTCTTCTACATATGTAAAATCATCTGTTATCAAGATACATTGCTCGCAAACGAAGGCAATCAATCCTATAGAAAATGTGACATATATGGTAcagttgattttatttttttgtcacgagaatatttcaaaattgtaACTTATATGGTCAACGACCTCTGAAGGGGTAGTCAATTACAAtaaccataaaaaataaagaccaTACAACATGGGACAATAATTCATAATTGCACTATTATTGCAACATCAGAGATTCGTACTTTGGGTTTTTCGATAAAGCTGTACTTAGCCCGACCAATGTCAAATTACTCCACAACAATTTTCACACAAACCTTCCTAGGTAAGAAGATTATTAATCTTATTTGTTTGTTGGATTTGGATGAAAGATCAATACAGCATTACCTATGCGGAGTATGATAATCGAGAAACCTGACATAACATGGGCCATGTCGG includes the following:
- the LOC117620848 gene encoding putative invertase inhibitor, which gives rise to MGYNCSCSPYDAAQATKVSSETLSNKKNWIPPEIKRNSLGIMLLKTELIRNVRQTCLNTQLSTTLNPSTTSFGRPNDLRMLKSIILHSKAIKASGSATADVQGLAQIVDDQIQINLKDTFSEASKLYKETTERVMKECFQICSEEYGVAIHYMDGVVANLKSKNYRNAREGLTGVYVDADTCKESFHEEPVRPSPLTKNNNDVKDLALIGSQIIHILG
- the LOC117620849 gene encoding putative invertase inhibitor; amino-acid sequence: MEMKLLRWATIVLALLIFDQSFTSVSADLIEDTCNKTSNFKFCVSFLRSKPGSATADVQGLAQIVADQIQINLKDTFSEASKLYKEATERVIKECFQICSEVYGVAIDYMNGVLINLKSKNYSNTRDGLSFVYGDADTCEESFHEEPVRPSPLTKNNNDVKNLALIGSEIVLILG